A window of the Zeugodacus cucurbitae isolate PBARC_wt_2022May chromosome 4, idZeuCucr1.2, whole genome shotgun sequence genome harbors these coding sequences:
- the LOC105211133 gene encoding epsin-1 isoform X8 produces the protein MRKQKEDMQVNVAGLRRNIKNLAHNYSDAQVKVREATSNDPWGPSATIMAEIADLTYNVVAFSEIMQMIWKRLNDHGKNWRHVYKALILLEYLIKTGTEKVAQQCKENIFAIQTLREFVYFEEGKDQGTHVREKAKQLVNLLKDDERLKNERVKALKAKERFAQHPSGFGSDGYIDGPTHRDMPPGWQEEPKPVSELERVRPQTAGEEELQLQLAMAMSREEAEQEEAKRRSDDVRLQLALSQSEQDFKDQTVPAAAPKREEPQSHLLDLLDISLGATSISSPPLGATGGSGDPWGTPARAASQLSDPWSGTSSPQIDPWQPAAAMRAATASAPLGAVGGLGSNGGDAWGLTRTQSPSVASGSSTEGWLHSNGGGGAGITGAVGGAALLNGNSLGGGAIGGLDPWLSKTGGMGGAAAAEKLEPADPWLTESVKPVTMAPLAAAPNVDPWAPKAGAANDDPWKSTQTNVVKKPSPDLDEFDIITNRNKTGDLLIDGLTSASNNNNASLLDDLDPLSATNSSLNASATNTNKQLKTPQSFLGENSSLVNLDNLIKPVQTQSQAGNAAYNPFSDTVIPPKTNLFQQQQPAVPSINQLKQQQPFAMTMNQDPWAPVANSTNASQKLLY, from the exons A TGCGAAAACAAAAGGAAGACATGCAAGTGAATGTCGCTGGTTTACGTCGGAACATCAAAAATCTCGCGCACAACTACTCAGATGCGCAG GTGAAAGTACGCGAGGCCACCTCCAATGATCCATGGGGGCCATCGGCCACGATAATGGCCGAAATCGCCGATCTCACCTACAATGTGGTTGCCTTCTCGGAGATAATGCAAATGATTTGGAAGCGTCTGAATGATCATGGCAAGAACTGGCGTCACGTCTACAAGGCGCTCATACTGCTGGAGTATTTAATCAAAACCGGCACCGAGAAGGTAGCGCAACAGTGCAAAGAGAACATTTTCGCCATACAAACGCTGCGTGAATTCGTCTACTTCGAGGAGGGTAAAGATCAGGGCACGCATGTACGTGAAAAGGCCAAGCAGTTGGTGAATCTGCTGAAAGACGATGAACGTTTGAAAAACGAACGCGTGAAAGCATTGAAGGCGAAAGAACGCTTTGCGCAACATCCCAGTGGTTTTGGTAGTGACGGTTATATTGATGGACCGACGCATCGTGATATGCCGCCCGGTTGGCAAGAGGAGCCGAAGCCGGTGTCCGAGCTCGAGAGGGTGCGTCCACAAACGGCAGGCGAAGAGGAGCTACAGCTGCAGTTGGCAATGGCGATGTCGCGCGAAGAAGCCGAACAAGAGGAGGCTAAGCGACGTAGCGATGATGTGCGTCTACAGCTTGCGCTGAGCCAGAGTGAACAGGATTTCAA AGATCAAACTGTACCGGCGGCGGCGCCAAAACGGGAAGAACCACAATCACATCTTCTAGATTTGCTGGACATTTCTCTGGGCGCCACGAGCATTTCGAGTCCACCATTGGGCGCTACCGGCGGCAGTGGTGATCCATGGGGCACGCCGGCACGTGCTGCCAGTCAG CTCTCGGATCCTTGGTCGGGCACATCGTCGCCACAAATCGATCCTTGGCAACCGGCCGCAGCTATGCGTGCAGCCACAGCTTCAGCACCACTGGGCGCCGTTGGCGGTTTAGGCAGTAATGGTGGCGATGCTTGGGGTCTAACACGCACACAATCGCCGTCCGTCGCTTCCGGCTCATCGACTGAGGGTTGGCTGCATAgcaatggtggtggtggtgctggcATCACCGGTGCGGTTGGTGGCGCTGCGCTTTTGAATGGCAATTCGCTGGGCGGCGGTGCGATTGGTGGTCTGGATCCTTGGCTATCGAAAACTGGCGGCATGGGTGGCGCTGCGGCAGCGGAGAAATTGGAACCGGCGGATCCATGGTTGACGGAAAGTGTGAAACCAGTTACTATGGCACCACTGGCGGCTGCGCCCAATGTCGATCCGTGGGCGCCCAAAGCTGGAGCGGCAAATGATGATCCCTGGAAGAGCACTCAAACGAATGTGGTTAAG AAGCCTTCGCCCGATTTGGATGAGTTCGATATAATAACCAATCGTAATAAGACTGGCGATTTATTAATCGATGGCTTGACAAGTGCTTCGAACAACAATAAcg CATCGCTACTCGATGATTTGGATCCACTGTCTGCAACGAATTCATCGCTCAATGCATCAGCAACGAATACGAACAAACAACTGAAAACACCGCAATCGTTCTTAGGTGAAAATTCGTCATTAGTTAACTTGGATAATCTAATAAAGCCCGTGCAAACGCAGTCACAAGCTGGCAATGCTGCCTACAATCCATTTAGCGATACTGTTATACCACCAAAAACAAATCtattccaacaacaacagcctgCG GTACCGTCCATTAACCAGCTAAAACAGCAACAGCCTTTTGCTATGACTATGAACCAGGATCCTTGGGCGCCGGTCGCTAATTCCACTAATGCGTCACAG AAACTTCTTTACTGA
- the LOC105211133 gene encoding epsin-1 isoform X2, giving the protein MRKQKEDMQVNVAGLRRNIKNLAHNYSDAQVKVREATSNDPWGPSATIMAEIADLTYNVVAFSEIMQMIWKRLNDHGKNWRHVYKALILLEYLIKTGTEKVAQQCKENIFAIQTLREFVYFEEGKDQGTHVREKAKQLVNLLKDDERLKNERVKALKAKERFAQHPSGFGSDGYIDGPTHRDMPPGWQEEPKPVSELERVRPQTAGEEELQLQLAMAMSREEAEQEEAKRRSDDVRLQLALSQSEQDFKDQTVPAAAPKREEPQSHLLDLLDISLGATSISSPPLGATGGSGDPWGTPARAASQLSDPWSGTSSPQIDPWQPAAAMRAATASAPLGAVGGLGSNGGDAWGLTRTQSPSVASGSSTEGWLHSNGGGGAGITGAVGGAALLNGNSLGGGAIGGLDPWLSKTGGMGGAAAAEKLEPADPWLTESVKPVTMAPLAAAPNVDPWAPKAGAANDDPWKSTQTNVVKKPSPDLDEFDIITNRNKTGDLLIDGLTSASNNNNASLLDDLDPLSATNSSLNASATNTNKQLKTPQSFLGENSSLVNLDNLIKPVQTQSQAGNAAYNPFSDTVIPPKTNLFQQQQPAVPSINQLKQQQPFAMTMNQDPWAPVANSTNASQPSRNFFTDYDSDDFTSFNSGGGGGGEHNHNDLLNNSNNNNNNNSNKQANNNNYNNQNNNKNKQAMPYSKSDYDVFNSTFASSSDFFTYPNNNKNNNSNNKIQHDGPYQFQTQVQIHSQSVDNIRNMQIASVDSDTELQAKASSTTLRQPNMLAGGSFHTSIGSNNNTLTMQPTHAPTASSHFEPFADFGSAIKSDFPSVGGNFINNNNSSNNNNNNNPLSNYAFGQTSISNANAKYPAAPPLTSTYSNALSAALADTPGIKIAPVTMLPSTSATTMPTTTTFGYPAGFGNSLDSNGAGSGGGSLFNYGFFDANSTMNYHNNNNFSNNLDNNALFTSSSAALGNCKLENNNNMPWMNPEAASSSNPFLS; this is encoded by the exons TGCGAAAACAAAAGGAAGACATGCAAGTGAATGTCGCTGGTTTACGTCGGAACATCAAAAATCTCGCGCACAACTACTCAGATGCGCAG GTGAAAGTACGCGAGGCCACCTCCAATGATCCATGGGGGCCATCGGCCACGATAATGGCCGAAATCGCCGATCTCACCTACAATGTGGTTGCCTTCTCGGAGATAATGCAAATGATTTGGAAGCGTCTGAATGATCATGGCAAGAACTGGCGTCACGTCTACAAGGCGCTCATACTGCTGGAGTATTTAATCAAAACCGGCACCGAGAAGGTAGCGCAACAGTGCAAAGAGAACATTTTCGCCATACAAACGCTGCGTGAATTCGTCTACTTCGAGGAGGGTAAAGATCAGGGCACGCATGTACGTGAAAAGGCCAAGCAGTTGGTGAATCTGCTGAAAGACGATGAACGTTTGAAAAACGAACGCGTGAAAGCATTGAAGGCGAAAGAACGCTTTGCGCAACATCCCAGTGGTTTTGGTAGTGACGGTTATATTGATGGACCGACGCATCGTGATATGCCGCCCGGTTGGCAAGAGGAGCCGAAGCCGGTGTCCGAGCTCGAGAGGGTGCGTCCACAAACGGCAGGCGAAGAGGAGCTACAGCTGCAGTTGGCAATGGCGATGTCGCGCGAAGAAGCCGAACAAGAGGAGGCTAAGCGACGTAGCGATGATGTGCGTCTACAGCTTGCGCTGAGCCAGAGTGAACAGGATTTCAA AGATCAAACTGTACCGGCGGCGGCGCCAAAACGGGAAGAACCACAATCACATCTTCTAGATTTGCTGGACATTTCTCTGGGCGCCACGAGCATTTCGAGTCCACCATTGGGCGCTACCGGCGGCAGTGGTGATCCATGGGGCACGCCGGCACGTGCTGCCAGTCAG CTCTCGGATCCTTGGTCGGGCACATCGTCGCCACAAATCGATCCTTGGCAACCGGCCGCAGCTATGCGTGCAGCCACAGCTTCAGCACCACTGGGCGCCGTTGGCGGTTTAGGCAGTAATGGTGGCGATGCTTGGGGTCTAACACGCACACAATCGCCGTCCGTCGCTTCCGGCTCATCGACTGAGGGTTGGCTGCATAgcaatggtggtggtggtgctggcATCACCGGTGCGGTTGGTGGCGCTGCGCTTTTGAATGGCAATTCGCTGGGCGGCGGTGCGATTGGTGGTCTGGATCCTTGGCTATCGAAAACTGGCGGCATGGGTGGCGCTGCGGCAGCGGAGAAATTGGAACCGGCGGATCCATGGTTGACGGAAAGTGTGAAACCAGTTACTATGGCACCACTGGCGGCTGCGCCCAATGTCGATCCGTGGGCGCCCAAAGCTGGAGCGGCAAATGATGATCCCTGGAAGAGCACTCAAACGAATGTGGTTAAG AAGCCTTCGCCCGATTTGGATGAGTTCGATATAATAACCAATCGTAATAAGACTGGCGATTTATTAATCGATGGCTTGACAAGTGCTTCGAACAACAATAAcg CATCGCTACTCGATGATTTGGATCCACTGTCTGCAACGAATTCATCGCTCAATGCATCAGCAACGAATACGAACAAACAACTGAAAACACCGCAATCGTTCTTAGGTGAAAATTCGTCATTAGTTAACTTGGATAATCTAATAAAGCCCGTGCAAACGCAGTCACAAGCTGGCAATGCTGCCTACAATCCATTTAGCGATACTGTTATACCACCAAAAACAAATCtattccaacaacaacagcctgCG GTACCGTCCATTAACCAGCTAAAACAGCAACAGCCTTTTGCTATGACTATGAACCAGGATCCTTGGGCGCCGGTCGCTAATTCCACTAATGCGTCACAG CCCTCCAGAAACTTCTTTACTGATTATGATAGCGACGATTTCACAAGTTTCAAtagcggtggcggcggcggcggcgaacATAATCATAATGACTTActtaacaacagcaataacaacaataataataatagcaacaaacaagccaacaacaataactacaacaatcagaataacaacaagaacaagcaGGCAATGCCGTACTCCAAGAGTGATTATGACGTCTTCAACTCTACATTTGCCAGCTCCAGTGATTTCTTTACTtatcccaacaacaacaaaaacaacaatagcaataataaaatcCAGCATGATGGACCATATCAATTCCAAACGCAAGTACAAATTCATAGTCAAAGCGTTGACAATATACGTAATATGCAAATCGCCAGCGTCGATAGCGACACTGAACTGCAGGCTAAAGCCTCATCCACCACGCTACGTCAACCCAATATGCTGGCCGGTGGCAGCTTCCATACCAGCatcggcagcaacaacaatacgctGACCATGCAGCCAACACACGCACCCACCGCGAGCAGCCACTTTGAGCCCTTTGCTGACTTTGGCAGCGCAATTAAGTCGGATTTTCCGAGTGTCGGtggtaattttattaataataacaacagcagcaacaacaacaacaacaacaatcctcTTTCGAATTACGCATTTGGCCAGACATCAATCAGCAATGCAAATGCCAAATATCCAGCAGCGCCGCCATTGACGTCAACCTACAGCAATGCCTTGTCTGCGGCGCTGGCCGATACGCCCGGAATTAAGATAGCGCCGGTCACAATGCTGCCATCAACGTCAGCtacaacaatgccaacaacaacaacatttggtTATCCGGCTGGTTTTGGCAACAGCCTTGATAGTAACGGTGCTGGTAGTGGCGGTGGTTCTCTCTTCAATTATGGCTTCTTTGATGCGAATTCTACAATGAactatcacaacaacaacaattttagcaATAATCTCGATAATAATGCTTTGTTTACGTCGTCGTCAGCAGCGCTGGGCAACTGCAAGCTGGAA aacaacaataatatgcCTTGGATGAACCCGGAAGCAGCATCGTCGTCGAATCCATTCTTAtcgtaa
- the LOC105211133 gene encoding epsin-1 isoform X5, with protein sequence MQVNVAGLRRNIKNLAHNYSDAQVKVREATSNDPWGPSATIMAEIADLTYNVVAFSEIMQMIWKRLNDHGKNWRHVYKALILLEYLIKTGTEKVAQQCKENIFAIQTLREFVYFEEGKDQGTHVREKAKQLVNLLKDDERLKNERVKALKAKERFAQHPSGFGSDGYIDGPTHRDMPPGWQEEPKPVSELERVRPQTAGEEELQLQLAMAMSREEAEQEEAKRRSDDVRLQLALSQSEQDFKDQTVPAAAPKREEPQSHLLDLLDISLGATSISSPPLGATGGSGDPWGTPARAASQLSDPWSGTSSPQIDPWQPAAAMRAATASAPLGAVGGLGSNGGDAWGLTRTQSPSVASGSSTEGWLHSNGGGGAGITGAVGGAALLNGNSLGGGAIGGLDPWLSKTGGMGGAAAAEKLEPADPWLTESVKPVTMAPLAAAPNVDPWAPKAGAANDDPWKSTQTNVVKKPSPDLDEFDIITNRNKTGDLLIDGLTSASNNNNASLLDDLDPLSATNSSLNASATNTNKQLKTPQSFLGENSSLVNLDNLIKPVQTQSQAGNAAYNPFSDTVIPPKTNLFQQQQPAVPSINQLKQQQPFAMTMNQDPWAPVANSTNASQPSRNFFTDYDSDDFTSFNSGGGGGGEHNHNDLLNNSNNNNNNNSNKQANNNNYNNQNNNKNKQAMPYSKSDYDVFNSTFASSSDFFTYPNNNKNNNSNNKIQHDGPYQFQTQVQIHSQSVDNIRNMQIASVDSDTELQAKASSTTLRQPNMLAGGSFHTSIGSNNNTLTMQPTHAPTASSHFEPFADFGSAIKSDFPSVGGNFINNNNSSNNNNNNNPLSNYAFGQTSISNANAKYPAAPPLTSTYSNALSAALADTPGIKIAPVTMLPSTSATTMPTTTTFGYPAGFGNSLDSNGAGSGGGSLFNYGFFDANSTMNYHNNNNFSNNLDNNALFTSSSAALGNCKLENNNNMPWMNPEAASSSNPFLS encoded by the exons ATGCAAGTGAATGTCGCTGGTTTACGTCGGAACATCAAAAATCTCGCGCACAACTACTCAGATGCGCAG GTGAAAGTACGCGAGGCCACCTCCAATGATCCATGGGGGCCATCGGCCACGATAATGGCCGAAATCGCCGATCTCACCTACAATGTGGTTGCCTTCTCGGAGATAATGCAAATGATTTGGAAGCGTCTGAATGATCATGGCAAGAACTGGCGTCACGTCTACAAGGCGCTCATACTGCTGGAGTATTTAATCAAAACCGGCACCGAGAAGGTAGCGCAACAGTGCAAAGAGAACATTTTCGCCATACAAACGCTGCGTGAATTCGTCTACTTCGAGGAGGGTAAAGATCAGGGCACGCATGTACGTGAAAAGGCCAAGCAGTTGGTGAATCTGCTGAAAGACGATGAACGTTTGAAAAACGAACGCGTGAAAGCATTGAAGGCGAAAGAACGCTTTGCGCAACATCCCAGTGGTTTTGGTAGTGACGGTTATATTGATGGACCGACGCATCGTGATATGCCGCCCGGTTGGCAAGAGGAGCCGAAGCCGGTGTCCGAGCTCGAGAGGGTGCGTCCACAAACGGCAGGCGAAGAGGAGCTACAGCTGCAGTTGGCAATGGCGATGTCGCGCGAAGAAGCCGAACAAGAGGAGGCTAAGCGACGTAGCGATGATGTGCGTCTACAGCTTGCGCTGAGCCAGAGTGAACAGGATTTCAA AGATCAAACTGTACCGGCGGCGGCGCCAAAACGGGAAGAACCACAATCACATCTTCTAGATTTGCTGGACATTTCTCTGGGCGCCACGAGCATTTCGAGTCCACCATTGGGCGCTACCGGCGGCAGTGGTGATCCATGGGGCACGCCGGCACGTGCTGCCAGTCAG CTCTCGGATCCTTGGTCGGGCACATCGTCGCCACAAATCGATCCTTGGCAACCGGCCGCAGCTATGCGTGCAGCCACAGCTTCAGCACCACTGGGCGCCGTTGGCGGTTTAGGCAGTAATGGTGGCGATGCTTGGGGTCTAACACGCACACAATCGCCGTCCGTCGCTTCCGGCTCATCGACTGAGGGTTGGCTGCATAgcaatggtggtggtggtgctggcATCACCGGTGCGGTTGGTGGCGCTGCGCTTTTGAATGGCAATTCGCTGGGCGGCGGTGCGATTGGTGGTCTGGATCCTTGGCTATCGAAAACTGGCGGCATGGGTGGCGCTGCGGCAGCGGAGAAATTGGAACCGGCGGATCCATGGTTGACGGAAAGTGTGAAACCAGTTACTATGGCACCACTGGCGGCTGCGCCCAATGTCGATCCGTGGGCGCCCAAAGCTGGAGCGGCAAATGATGATCCCTGGAAGAGCACTCAAACGAATGTGGTTAAG AAGCCTTCGCCCGATTTGGATGAGTTCGATATAATAACCAATCGTAATAAGACTGGCGATTTATTAATCGATGGCTTGACAAGTGCTTCGAACAACAATAAcg CATCGCTACTCGATGATTTGGATCCACTGTCTGCAACGAATTCATCGCTCAATGCATCAGCAACGAATACGAACAAACAACTGAAAACACCGCAATCGTTCTTAGGTGAAAATTCGTCATTAGTTAACTTGGATAATCTAATAAAGCCCGTGCAAACGCAGTCACAAGCTGGCAATGCTGCCTACAATCCATTTAGCGATACTGTTATACCACCAAAAACAAATCtattccaacaacaacagcctgCG GTACCGTCCATTAACCAGCTAAAACAGCAACAGCCTTTTGCTATGACTATGAACCAGGATCCTTGGGCGCCGGTCGCTAATTCCACTAATGCGTCACAG CCCTCCAGAAACTTCTTTACTGATTATGATAGCGACGATTTCACAAGTTTCAAtagcggtggcggcggcggcggcgaacATAATCATAATGACTTActtaacaacagcaataacaacaataataataatagcaacaaacaagccaacaacaataactacaacaatcagaataacaacaagaacaagcaGGCAATGCCGTACTCCAAGAGTGATTATGACGTCTTCAACTCTACATTTGCCAGCTCCAGTGATTTCTTTACTtatcccaacaacaacaaaaacaacaatagcaataataaaatcCAGCATGATGGACCATATCAATTCCAAACGCAAGTACAAATTCATAGTCAAAGCGTTGACAATATACGTAATATGCAAATCGCCAGCGTCGATAGCGACACTGAACTGCAGGCTAAAGCCTCATCCACCACGCTACGTCAACCCAATATGCTGGCCGGTGGCAGCTTCCATACCAGCatcggcagcaacaacaatacgctGACCATGCAGCCAACACACGCACCCACCGCGAGCAGCCACTTTGAGCCCTTTGCTGACTTTGGCAGCGCAATTAAGTCGGATTTTCCGAGTGTCGGtggtaattttattaataataacaacagcagcaacaacaacaacaacaacaatcctcTTTCGAATTACGCATTTGGCCAGACATCAATCAGCAATGCAAATGCCAAATATCCAGCAGCGCCGCCATTGACGTCAACCTACAGCAATGCCTTGTCTGCGGCGCTGGCCGATACGCCCGGAATTAAGATAGCGCCGGTCACAATGCTGCCATCAACGTCAGCtacaacaatgccaacaacaacaacatttggtTATCCGGCTGGTTTTGGCAACAGCCTTGATAGTAACGGTGCTGGTAGTGGCGGTGGTTCTCTCTTCAATTATGGCTTCTTTGATGCGAATTCTACAATGAactatcacaacaacaacaattttagcaATAATCTCGATAATAATGCTTTGTTTACGTCGTCGTCAGCAGCGCTGGGCAACTGCAAGCTGGAA aacaacaataatatgcCTTGGATGAACCCGGAAGCAGCATCGTCGTCGAATCCATTCTTAtcgtaa